Genomic segment of Geminocystis herdmanii PCC 6308:
ATAGGCTAAATCAAGGGGATTTTTCTCAAAGGATAGTTGCACTAAACCTGCAGTATCCGCTAAAAATAAAGATGATTCTTGACGGCATACTGCTTCAATCGCCGAATAAATAGCTTCTTCTGATAGTTTGAATACAGTGCCGGGGCTTCCCTTGTCATAAAGTAAACGGGAAATGGTAATAGTGGATTGATTTGTGCTTACCCAACTGGCGTATTCTAAACAAGTTGCCACGATTATTTCAGGAGGTAAATTAGGTTTACTCCCGAAGCGAAAATGGTAATAATTGCTATTTTTGGGCTGATAAATTAATCCTAACTCAGTAAAAGGGCAGTCGATCGAATCCTCCACAAAATTGACATTATCGTTATCTGATTCGACATACATTCGCAAAATACAGTTAATATCTTTGATTAAGGAGGATTCCGCCACGGTTTTATTCAATTCTTGCAGATAATCCGTTAAACTCTTGAGTAAATCTTCCTTTTTAAACTCGTTTTGATTGAAAAGATTAAAGGTATAATACCAAGCACCAGCGTTACAAGTGGGTTTAAGTAAATGCCAATGTAACAACCACAAAGAAGCTGGATTTTCTAAATAGGTATCCCAACCATTCACCCCTAACAGATTATGCCCAAAGTCTGACGGAGTATCATCTTCATCGATAACTTTAAAAGTATAACACCAATAACGCATCGATCGAACCATATTTTTACCTACCCCCAACCTAACGGGTGCATCTTCAGCATTAAAAATCTTGTTGTCAGAAGAAGCCACATCAAAAGCCTTCTTTAACCAACCCCAACGGGGATGAAAAGTCTCATGACGGGCAAAAGTAGGAGTTACGGGATTCTCCAAAAGATTTAACTCCAGATTAGTTTGCATCATTTGATCTTATTTTGATATATTTTGATAGTTTACTGACAATAATATTATGCTTTTTCCTGTTAAGATTCAATGTATAGCAGTCAGTTATGAGTTGTGAAAATTATCTTATCATCAAAGGCAAGAGGCAAAAGGCAAAAGGCAAGATTAGTCGTATCTTCGATATTTTTTCTAATAATTTATTTCTCACAAATGATTCCTGATTGCTATATATCTTTCTAATTTTTTTTAAAACTTTTTTAATGCCCTTATCTAGGGTAAATTCAGTCCAAAATTTTTTAATAGCTATAGTTATTCAACTCATTAAAATCATCAATTTTAAAAGCACTAAAAATAAAAAACAGATAATAAGAGATAGAGAATGAGGAGTAGAGAAGATAGAAAAGTTAAAAGACGAAATCATTACAATATGTTATTGTAAAATCGGAAAAACTATATTTTTTAGACATAAATTAGAATACTTATTTATTTCGTTTCCCACAATGAATGTAAGATAAAAAATATGATACAATCACAACAATTTTGGCAAGGATTATTTTTAACGGCTTCTTTCAGTTTAGTCATGGATTATGCTTCGGCACAATCTTTGACGGTGGTTTATCCCCCTGCTAACCATGAAACTACGGCTAATTCTATTTTTATTATCGGCTCTGCGGGTACTAATAATCCAGTATATATTAATGATAAGCCCATCGATCGATCTTCTCAAGGACATTTTGCTCCCTCTATACCTTTACAAACGGGAGAAAATAAATTAATTATTCGTTATGGCAATGAAGAAATTAAACGCATTGTTACAAAAAAAGAGCCTCCTCAACCCTCAAAATTTACCCCTATTTTTCCTTCTCAAAATATTAGCAAATTACCCGATGAATTAGTTTGTTTTCAATCGATCGCACCTTCTGAAAGTCAAGTATATGTGGACATAAATGGAGAAAAGATTAACTTAACCCCTGACTTAACGATGGCGAATTTACCCCCTAATTCCGCTATTTTAACAGGAAATAATGAAGGAGAAAAAATAACCCCTCAATTATGGGTAAATAAAAAAGGATGTGCCAGTTTTACTAATATTAATACCACTGTTA
This window contains:
- a CDS encoding DUF4007 family protein, coding for MMQTNLELNLLENPVTPTFARHETFHPRWGWLKKAFDVASSDNKIFNAEDAPVRLGVGKNMVRSMRYWCYTFKVIDEDDTPSDFGHNLLGVNGWDTYLENPASLWLLHWHLLKPTCNAGAWYYTFNLFNQNEFKKEDLLKSLTDYLQELNKTVAESSLIKDINCILRMYVESDNDNVNFVEDSIDCPFTELGLIYQPKNSNYYHFRFGSKPNLPPEIIVATCLEYASWVSTNQSTITISRLLYDKGSPGTVFKLSEEAIYSAIEAVCRQESSLFLADTAGLVQLSFEKNPLDLAYQMLDRFYQ